The Labilithrix sp. nucleotide sequence GGGGTCCTCGATCCCGTCGGCGGCGGACCGGAGACCGACAGCTACGAGAAGATGATCCGCTTCGACGTCGCGCAGCTCGAGAAGTACCTCAAGTGAGCGGGAGCGTCGCCCCCGGCTCGCGCGGCCTCGGCCCGGCGTCGCGGCGCCCGTCGCGCGTCACGCCCTTCCGCGGCACGCTCCCGCCCGACGACGCGACGCGCGTGCTCGACATCAGCGGCGTGAACAAGCGCTTCGGCGACAAGATCGTCCTCGAGGACGTCTCGTTCCACGTCCCGATCGGCGAGTTCCTCTGCCTCTCCGGCCCCAACGGCGCCGGCAAGAGCACGCTCCTCAAGTGCATCCTCGGCCTGCTCGAGCCGGACAGCGGGACGATCCGCATCGCGGGGCTGCCGGTCGAGAAGGGGCGCTCCAAGATCGGCTACGTCCCGCAGCGGAAGGCGTTCGATCGCGACTTCCCCGCGTCGCCGATGGAGGTCATCGTCGCGAACCTGCGCGGCCGCTGGCCGATGAAGATCTCGAGCGAGGAGAAGGACATCGCGATCGCGATGCTGAAGCGCACCGGCGCCGAGGCGTACGCCAACGCGCAGATGCGGGACCTCTCCGGCGGTGAGACGCAGCGCGTGTTCCTCGCGCGCGCGCTCGCGACGAAGCCCGAGCTCCTCGTCCTCGACGAGCCCACCGCCGGCGTCGACGTCGGCGGCCGCGCCGCGATCATCGATCTGATGGCGGAGATCAGCGCGTCCGACTCGATCGCGGCGATCCTCGTCACGCACAACCTGCAGGCGATCGCACGATGTGCGGAGCGCGTCGTCTACCTCGAGCGCACGGTCAAGGCGTGGGGGCTGTGGTCGGAGCTCTCCGGCGACCAGGAGCTCACCGCCATCCAGCTCTCGGGCGACCACAAAGCGCTGCAAATGGACGGCGACTGAGGCCGACCAAGCGAGGCCCGAGTCTTGCGTGCAAAGGAGCATGGCCGCTCCCCTCAGCACCCCGACCCCGTCCGAAGCTGGGCTTCCACACCGCAGGGAGACCGCCGTCGTCGCGACGGGCACGCTCGTCGGCGCCGCAGCCGGCGCGGCCGCAGGCGCGATCGCAGGCCCGCCGGGCTTGATCGCAGGCGCGGTGATCGGCGCGGTCGCAGGTGCGGCGACGGGTGAGGCGCTGGTCGAGAACGACATCGAGGACGCGAAGCTCGAGGCCGAGCTCGACGAGGAGATCGGCGTCACCGGCGGCGCGATCGGCGCCGCGATGACGACACGCCCCTCACGGATCGGCTGTTTCTCCGCAGGATCCGCAGGTGTCGGCGAGAGTCACAGCCCAAGCCAAGACGGCGGAACCGGCCTCGTCGGCGCCGGCGAAGCCGACTGACCCCGCCCCCGAAAGCAACCACAACAGCGAGGCCCATGTTCGCGGGGTGGCGTGCAGGGCCTTCGCGTCCCACCCCCGGGGCCCCGCGAAAGCGGCCGCGACAGCGGTTGCGAAGCAACCCGAGCGCAAAGCGCGAGGGCCGTGTTCGCGGGGTGGGGTGCAGGGGCGAAGCCCCTGCACCCCAGTAAGCCCTTTCGCCACGTTGGACCACGGGATCACGGGAAGACCGCGCGCATGGAAGGCTCAGCGGTCGGGTGCTAGCTTAAACGGGCTTCCGTCATGACGCGCAGTCCCGAAACCCCGATCATCCTCTGGATCTGCGCCGCCGTGTGCGCGCACTTCCTGTTCGCCGAGGGCGGAGGGACGATCGCGGAGCACTACGAGGACTCGAGCTACCTCCTCGGGATGGGCGCGCGCGCCCGCGGCGCCGCCGCGACGCGGGACCAGACCGTCGACATCATCACGAACGAGGACGGCAAGGCGGAGGAGGAAGAGCCGAAGCCGGAGGAGCCGAAGCTCGAGGCGAAGAAGGAAGAGAAGAAGCCGGACGAGAAGAAGCCGGAGCCGCCGAAGCCGGAGGTGAAGAAGCCCGAGCCGCCGCCGCCGGCGCCGGTGAAGATCGCGGTGCAGGAGGAAGACCCGCTCAAGAAGCTGGATCAGACCCCGCTGAAGCAAGACAACCGCATCGCCGTGAAGCAGCACGTCGCCGACAAGAAGCAAGAGGACAACCCCAACGCGAAGTTCATCGCGGACGAGGCGAACAAGGTCCAAGAGGAGAGCGTCGCGACGCAGACCTCACACGACGAGGACGATCCGAACCCCACCCCGGGCGCGAACAAGCTCGCGGGCCCGAAGGATCGCGTCGGCGACAGCGAGAAGACGAAGATCGCCGAGAGCGAGGAGCACAAGGGCGAGCAGAACAAGGCGCCGGGCGAGAAGGGCACCGAGTTCGACATCCAGCACGACAACAAGCCGATCGATCGCCCGATGGGCCCGGTCGCCGCCGCGAGCCTCCCGCCGTCCGAAGCCATACCGCGCGCGGGCGGCGACGGCCGCACGCCGGGGCAGACCTCGCAGAACCAGCCGCAGCCGCAGCTCGTCCCCGGCGCGCCCCCGACCGACAGCCCGGAGGTCGCGCAAGGCGGCTCGAACGGCACCTGGATCGTGAACCCGATGCGTCCGGGCGCGACGAACGATCCGAGCACGGGCGTCCCCGGCACGACGAACCAGAAGCAGCCGATCGCGCAGAACCAGCCGAGCACGAAGTGGCTCGGGCTCGGCGGCCAGGCCGCGCCGGGCCAGCTCAACTTGAACCTCTCCCAGAACGGCGTCGTCGCGGCGGTGGGCGCCGATCAGCTCCGCAAGGAGCGCGAGGCGGACGGCGAGCGGCGCAAGAGCGAACATCGCGGATCGTGGACCGCGTCGAGCTTCGAGCGCTGGCGCAACGCGATCGAGAACTACGTGTCGAGCGTGAAGCCGGGGAACCAGACCTCGCTCAACACCGCGGCGGTGCCGTTCGCCTCGTACCTCAACACGATCCACAACCGCATCCACCCCATCTTCGCGGACAACTTCCTCGGCTCGCTCGACTCGCTGCCGAAGACGCACCCGATGAACAACCCGAAGATGGTGACGCGCCTCGAGATCGTGGTGAGCCCGAAGGAGGGGCGCATCGTGAAGATGGGCATCGTGAAGACGAGCGGCATCACCGCGTTCGACATCGCGGCGCTCGACAGCGTGAACCGCGCGCAGCCCTTCGGCCCCGCCCCGGGCGCGATCGTGAGCCCGGACGGCAACGTGTACCTCCACTGGGAGTTCCACCGCGACGAGGTCTTCGCGTGCTCCACGATGCACGCGCGCCCCTTCATGCTGAACACCCCCGCCAAGCCGCAGAGCCCGGAGCCGGAGCCCCCCGGCAGCCCCAACTCCCCCACGCGCGAGCGCGGCGCGCCGCCGCCGGTCAACGTGCAAGGTACACGCGAAGGCAGGCTCGAGCTCCCGCCGCTCTCGCGCCCGCTCACCGCCGGCTGACGCCCGATCCGTGCCCTATCGCCGCTCCGCCGACGAGACAGCGCCGGCGACCTCGGCGGCGACGAGGCTCCTCCGCCTCGACGCGGCCGGCCACGACGGCGCGAACGGCGCGCGGGGACGGGACGGCGCGCCGGGGAGCGGCGCGCCCGGCAGCGACGCGAGCTCCGCCGCGCCGGGCGCGAACGGCGGGAAGATCGTCGTCGCGCTCTCGAGCGACACGCGCGACGGGATCGCGCACGTCAAGGGCGAGGTCTCGGCGCGGTCGCGCGCGTCCGCGCCGATCGACGTCGAGATCGCGTTCGACCGCCCCGGCATGATCGAGCTCGTCGCGCTCGGCGGTGACGGCGGCGACGGCGGCGACGGCGGACGCGGCGGCGACGGCGCGACCGGGCTGCCGGGATCGGACGCGACGCGCTTCTCGTCCGGGAGCAACGGCGGGCCCGGCGGCGACGGCGGACACGGCGGCAACGGCAGCCACGGCGCGAACGGGGGGAGAGGCGGCGACGTCACCGTTCGCGTTCACGACCGCGACACGCACCTCTTGATGCTGATCGCGCACGACGTCCGCGGCGGCAGCGGCGGCAGGGCCGGTCGCAACGGCCCCGGCGGCTCGGGCGGGAGGGGCGGACGCGGCGGCAGCTCGTACTCGTGGACCACCACCGAGACCTACGTCGACGCGGAGGGGAGATCGCAGTCGCGCACCAAGTTCCACTCGAACCCGGGCGGCTCCACCGGACCGAGCGGACGGAGCGGGTTCGCGGGGACGGCCGCGCTGCGCGACGGCGCGCGCGGCGCGGCCGGGACCTTCCTCGTCGAGGTGAGCGACGACAGAGGGCGCGTCAGCCGCGCGGACTCGCGCTACGACGTGCGGCTCGTGTCGTTCCGTCATCGCAACGCGAACGACGACGGGATCTACGAGCCGGAGGAGCAGGTGTTCGTCGGCGACCTCGAGGTCGAGAACACCGGCGGGATGCCGCTCCCCGCGCACCACGACGTGATCGTGCGCGTGATCGACGACGGCTGGATCGCGCCGAAGGACACGCGCCTCGTCTTGCCGCGATCGCTCGCGCCCGGGCAGCGCCACCTCTTCACTGATCGGGAGCTCGAGCTCGCCCTCCGCCTCTTCCGCCCGCAGGCGACGGGCGGACCGCTCGCCGCGCCGGAGACGATCCGCCTCGTGTGCGAGCTGCCGAGCGTGCGCCGGAGCTTCGGCGCGTTCGCGTCGCCGGCGACGGACGAGATGGGGCGCATCGTGGTGCGCTTCCCGATCGAGCTGTCGCCGGTGAGGAGCCTCTTCTCGCTCTCGCCGGGGCAGGCCGCGCGCGTCCGCTGGTCGATCACGAACGCGTCGGAGAAGACGTTCGGCCTCGAGGGCGAGGCCGGCCGCGCGGTCGGCGTGCGCCTGCGGCTCGAGGGCGGCGAGCTCGGCGAGGACGACGTCCTCTTCGTCGATCCGTCCGGGACGCGGCGA carries:
- a CDS encoding TonB C-terminal domain-containing protein, with the protein product MTRSPETPIILWICAAVCAHFLFAEGGGTIAEHYEDSSYLLGMGARARGAAATRDQTVDIITNEDGKAEEEEPKPEEPKLEAKKEEKKPDEKKPEPPKPEVKKPEPPPPAPVKIAVQEEDPLKKLDQTPLKQDNRIAVKQHVADKKQEDNPNAKFIADEANKVQEESVATQTSHDEDDPNPTPGANKLAGPKDRVGDSEKTKIAESEEHKGEQNKAPGEKGTEFDIQHDNKPIDRPMGPVAAASLPPSEAIPRAGGDGRTPGQTSQNQPQPQLVPGAPPTDSPEVAQGGSNGTWIVNPMRPGATNDPSTGVPGTTNQKQPIAQNQPSTKWLGLGGQAAPGQLNLNLSQNGVVAAVGADQLRKEREADGERRKSEHRGSWTASSFERWRNAIENYVSSVKPGNQTSLNTAAVPFASYLNTIHNRIHPIFADNFLGSLDSLPKTHPMNNPKMVTRLEIVVSPKEGRIVKMGIVKTSGITAFDIAALDSVNRAQPFGPAPGAIVSPDGNVYLHWEFHRDEVFACSTMHARPFMLNTPAKPQSPEPEPPGSPNSPTRERGAPPPVNVQGTREGRLELPPLSRPLTAG
- a CDS encoding ABC transporter ATP-binding protein, encoding MSGSVAPGSRGLGPASRRPSRVTPFRGTLPPDDATRVLDISGVNKRFGDKIVLEDVSFHVPIGEFLCLSGPNGAGKSTLLKCILGLLEPDSGTIRIAGLPVEKGRSKIGYVPQRKAFDRDFPASPMEVIVANLRGRWPMKISSEEKDIAIAMLKRTGAEAYANAQMRDLSGGETQRVFLARALATKPELLVLDEPTAGVDVGGRAAIIDLMAEISASDSIAAILVTHNLQAIARCAERVVYLERTVKAWGLWSELSGDQELTAIQLSGDHKALQMDGD